In a single window of the Bradyrhizobium sp. ORS 285 genome:
- a CDS encoding ribokinase: MGRVVVAGSINMDVVATAERHPRVGETVAGQSVMYFPGGKGANQAVSSAKLGAPTVMIGRLGRDAFGEQLRVFLADQGIDLAAVKDSASASTGTAIITLANADNTIVVIPGTNAEVSADDIGAVSLAEGDVAVSQFEIPQASIAAFFQRAKAAGATTILNPAPASTFAQGLFALVDVLVLNETELGFLSGVELGDTPTPQQVVDAVGALDPRTDQTICVTLGARGAIAVRGGDAKLVEGRAVKAVDTTGAGDCFVGALAARLSQSAAIADAIAYANVAASISVQRMGAGPSMPTAEEVRALL, encoded by the coding sequence ATGGGGCGGGTCGTCGTTGCCGGCAGCATCAACATGGATGTGGTGGCCACCGCCGAGCGCCATCCCCGCGTCGGCGAAACCGTCGCGGGGCAATCGGTGATGTATTTTCCTGGCGGCAAAGGCGCCAACCAGGCGGTGTCATCCGCGAAGCTCGGCGCGCCGACCGTGATGATCGGCCGTCTCGGCCGCGATGCGTTCGGCGAGCAGTTGCGCGTATTCCTTGCCGATCAGGGCATCGATCTCGCGGCGGTGAAGGACAGCGCGAGCGCATCGACGGGCACGGCGATCATCACGCTGGCGAATGCCGACAACACGATCGTGGTGATCCCAGGCACCAACGCCGAAGTCAGTGCTGATGACATCGGGGCCGTGAGTTTGGCGGAAGGCGACGTGGCGGTGAGCCAATTCGAGATCCCGCAAGCGAGCATCGCCGCGTTTTTCCAGCGCGCGAAAGCCGCCGGCGCGACGACGATCCTCAACCCTGCTCCCGCCAGCACCTTCGCTCAGGGACTGTTCGCTCTGGTCGACGTCCTCGTGCTCAACGAAACCGAATTGGGCTTCTTGTCCGGCGTCGAACTCGGCGACACGCCAACGCCGCAGCAGGTCGTCGATGCCGTTGGGGCGCTCGATCCGCGCACGGACCAGACGATCTGCGTCACGCTCGGCGCACGCGGCGCGATCGCTGTTCGTGGCGGCGACGCGAAGCTTGTCGAGGGCCGCGCGGTGAAAGCGGTGGATACCACAGGCGCCGGCGACTGCTTCGTCGGCGCGCTGGCCGCGCGGCTGTCTCAGAGCGCAGCGATCGCTGATGCCATCGCCTACGCCAACGTTGCGGCGTCCATCTCCGTGCAGCGGATGGGTGCCGGCCCATCGATGCCGACAGCAGAGGAGGTGCGCGCGCTGCTCTAG
- a CDS encoding NAD(P)/FAD-dependent oxidoreductase, with protein MGQDAVTKGPVVIVGAGHAGFQLATSLRQAGFADPIHLINDEPHLPYQRPPLSKAYLKGTGGPETLMFRPQKFYADQTIDLVYDRVVVVHREQRKVLLASGKTLDYGHLVFATGARNRLLDIPNANLPAVRYLRILDDSEALRGLLGDAKRVVVIGAGFIGLEFAATARIKGLEVDVLELGARVMARAVTAEISDYFQKQHADAGVRIHLGVQSTSIEADGNKVTGVSLSDGRHILADLVVVGVGVLPNVELAAEAGLQVASGIVVDEYLLTHDPHISAIGDCALFASPRFGGTLRLESVQNATDQARCVAARLTGDVKPYDGQPWFWSDQANDKLQIAGLTTGYDQVVLRGDPAQKAFSAFCYKEGRLVGIESVNKAGDHMFGRKLLAAGGTIDAAKAADVSFDLKSALV; from the coding sequence ATGGGGCAGGACGCAGTGACGAAGGGACCGGTGGTGATCGTAGGCGCGGGGCATGCGGGCTTTCAGCTCGCGACCTCGCTGCGTCAGGCAGGCTTTGCCGATCCCATCCACCTGATCAACGACGAGCCGCATCTGCCGTACCAGCGCCCGCCGCTGTCGAAGGCGTATCTCAAGGGCACCGGCGGTCCCGAGACGCTGATGTTCCGGCCGCAGAAGTTTTATGCCGACCAGACCATCGACCTCGTCTACGATCGAGTTGTCGTGGTCCACCGCGAGCAGCGCAAGGTGCTGCTTGCCTCGGGCAAGACGCTCGACTACGGCCACCTCGTGTTCGCGACCGGCGCGCGCAACCGCCTGCTCGATATTCCCAACGCCAATCTTCCGGCCGTGCGTTATCTCCGCATCCTCGACGACAGCGAAGCCTTGCGCGGGCTGCTCGGTGACGCCAAGCGCGTCGTCGTGATCGGCGCCGGCTTCATCGGCTTGGAATTCGCGGCGACCGCGCGCATCAAGGGCCTCGAGGTCGATGTGCTCGAGCTCGGGGCGCGGGTGATGGCGCGGGCGGTGACGGCGGAAATCTCCGACTACTTCCAGAAGCAGCATGCCGATGCCGGCGTGCGCATCCATCTCGGGGTGCAGTCCACCAGCATCGAGGCCGACGGCAACAAGGTGACCGGTGTCAGCCTGAGCGACGGCCGGCACATCCTGGCCGATCTCGTCGTGGTCGGCGTCGGTGTGCTGCCCAACGTCGAGCTCGCGGCGGAGGCGGGTCTGCAGGTCGCCTCTGGCATCGTGGTCGACGAATATCTCCTCACCCACGATCCGCACATCTCCGCAATCGGTGACTGCGCGCTGTTCGCCAGTCCGCGCTTCGGCGGGACCTTGCGACTCGAGTCGGTGCAGAACGCCACGGACCAGGCCCGCTGCGTCGCCGCGCGGTTGACGGGCGACGTCAAGCCGTACGACGGGCAGCCATGGTTCTGGAGCGACCAGGCCAATGACAAGCTCCAAATCGCGGGGCTCACCACGGGCTATGATCAGGTCGTGCTGCGCGGGGATCCGGCGCAAAAGGCATTCTCCGCATTCTGCTACAAGGAAGGCCGGCTGGTCGGCATCGAGTCCGTCAACAAGGCCGGTGACCACATGTTCGGCCGCAAGCTCTTGGCTGCGGGCGGCACGATCGATGCGGCCAAGGCTGCTGATGTGAGCTTCGACCTGAAGAGCGCTCTCGTCTAG
- a CDS encoding enoyl-CoA hydratase/isomerase family protein — protein MSDAAAEPARLSIDGPIAMITLDRPAAFNAINLAIAKRLEQLAAQVEADPALRVLVIKGEGRAFCAGGDLQTIGAAAEADTITPVVSELLHHYHAFIASLRRMPKIVLASVHGSAAGAGMSLAFAADLCIAAEEARFTPAYAKLSVSPDGGGTVGVVATAGVRRALQIFLAEDSFTAAQAYEWGLVAKVVPASELAAATEALAQRLAQNMPAGIAATKALIHRAPSSSVEDQLAAERDAIINCMHTDGFRAAVKRFTSKGK, from the coding sequence ATGTCGGACGCAGCCGCGGAACCCGCTCGCCTGAGCATTGACGGCCCGATCGCAATGATCACCCTCGACCGCCCGGCAGCGTTCAACGCCATCAACCTCGCCATTGCCAAGCGCCTGGAGCAGCTCGCGGCGCAGGTCGAGGCTGATCCGGCACTCCGGGTGCTGGTGATCAAGGGCGAGGGCCGCGCCTTCTGTGCCGGCGGCGACCTGCAGACGATCGGCGCCGCGGCCGAGGCCGACACAATCACGCCGGTCGTGAGCGAGCTGCTGCATCACTACCACGCCTTCATCGCCAGCCTGCGCCGCATGCCGAAGATCGTGCTGGCGAGCGTGCATGGCTCGGCAGCCGGTGCCGGGATGTCGCTCGCATTCGCCGCCGACCTCTGCATCGCCGCCGAGGAAGCGCGCTTCACGCCCGCCTATGCCAAGCTCAGCGTCTCGCCCGACGGCGGCGGCACGGTGGGCGTCGTCGCCACCGCCGGTGTCCGACGCGCGCTGCAGATCTTCCTGGCCGAGGACAGCTTTACGGCTGCTCAAGCCTATGAATGGGGCCTTGTCGCGAAGGTCGTGCCAGCGTCCGAACTCGCTGCCGCGACTGAGGCGCTGGCGCAACGGCTGGCACAGAACATGCCGGCCGGGATCGCGGCGACGAAGGCGCTGATCCATCGCGCACCAAGCAGTTCGGTCGAGGACCAGCTCGCCGCCGAGCGCGATGCGATCATCAACTGCATGCATACCGATGGATTCCGCGCCGCCGTGAAGCGGTTCACCAGCAAGGGAAAATAG
- a CDS encoding IlvD/Edd family dehydratase — MTDGLRKGLTAYGDAGFSLFLRKAFIKAAGYTDDALDRPIVGITNTYSDYNPCHGNVPQILEAVKRGVMLSGAMPFVFPTISIAESFAHPTSMYLRNLMAMETEEMIRAQPMDAVVVIGGCDKTLPAQIMAAVSADLPTVVIPVGPMVVGHHKGEVLGACTDCRRLWAKYRAGEMDDSEIEAVNGRLAPSVGTCMVMGTASTMACITEALGLSLPMSATIPAPHAERFRSAEASGRVAAEMAKAKGPKPSELLTPSAFKNAQVVLQAIGGSTNGLVHLTAIAGRTPHTIDLDAFDRIGREVPVLVDLKPSGDHYMEHFHHAGGVPKLMKQLGDLIDLDCRSITGQSFRDIVAAAEDVPGQDVIRSRDDAIKPEGGLAVLRGNLAPRGAVIKHSAASPKLLQHTGRAVVFESVEDMTLRVDDPDLDVSADDVLVLRNAGPKGAPGMPEAGYLPIPKKLARGGTKDMVRISDARMSGTAFGTIVLHITPESAVGGPLALVRTGDMIRLDVAKRSIDLLVEDTELQRRRAELKPAAMPDWAERGYAHLFHETILQADDGCDFDFMRRKGKG, encoded by the coding sequence ATGACCGACGGCTTGCGCAAGGGACTGACCGCTTACGGCGATGCCGGCTTCTCGCTGTTCCTGCGCAAGGCCTTCATCAAGGCGGCCGGCTATACCGATGACGCGCTGGATCGTCCGATCGTCGGTATCACCAATACCTACAGCGACTACAATCCCTGCCACGGCAACGTGCCGCAGATCCTGGAGGCGGTGAAGCGCGGCGTCATGCTGTCCGGCGCGATGCCGTTCGTGTTCCCGACCATCTCGATCGCCGAGAGCTTTGCGCATCCGACCTCGATGTATCTGCGCAATTTGATGGCGATGGAAACCGAGGAGATGATCCGCGCGCAGCCGATGGATGCGGTGGTCGTCATCGGCGGCTGCGACAAGACGCTGCCGGCGCAGATCATGGCCGCGGTGTCGGCCGATCTGCCGACGGTCGTCATTCCGGTCGGGCCGATGGTCGTCGGGCATCACAAGGGCGAGGTGCTCGGCGCCTGCACCGATTGTCGCCGTTTGTGGGCGAAGTATCGCGCCGGCGAGATGGACGACAGCGAGATCGAGGCGGTCAACGGCCGGCTCGCGCCGTCGGTCGGCACCTGCATGGTGATGGGCACGGCCTCGACCATGGCCTGTATCACCGAGGCGCTCGGCCTGTCTTTGCCGATGAGCGCCACGATCCCGGCGCCGCATGCCGAGCGCTTCCGCTCGGCCGAGGCCAGCGGCAGGGTCGCGGCGGAAATGGCCAAGGCGAAGGGGCCGAAGCCGAGCGAGCTGCTGACGCCGTCTGCCTTCAAGAACGCGCAGGTGGTGCTGCAGGCGATCGGCGGCTCGACCAACGGTCTCGTGCATCTCACCGCGATCGCCGGTCGAACGCCGCACACAATCGATCTCGACGCGTTCGACCGGATCGGCCGCGAAGTGCCGGTCCTGGTCGATCTCAAGCCGTCCGGCGATCACTACATGGAGCACTTCCACCACGCCGGGGGCGTGCCGAAGCTGATGAAGCAGCTCGGCGATCTCATCGATCTCGATTGCCGCTCGATCACCGGTCAGTCGTTCCGCGACATCGTTGCTGCCGCCGAGGACGTGCCCGGCCAGGATGTGATCCGCTCGCGCGATGACGCGATCAAGCCGGAGGGCGGCCTCGCAGTGCTGCGCGGCAATCTCGCGCCGCGAGGCGCCGTGATCAAGCACTCGGCGGCGAGCCCGAAGCTGCTCCAGCACACCGGGCGCGCCGTCGTGTTCGAGTCGGTCGAGGACATGACGCTGCGGGTCGATGATCCCGATCTCGACGTCTCGGCCGACGACGTGCTCGTGCTGCGCAATGCCGGGCCGAAGGGCGCACCGGGGATGCCGGAGGCGGGCTATTTGCCGATCCCGAAAAAGCTCGCGCGCGGCGGCACAAAGGACATGGTGCGGATCTCCGATGCGCGGATGAGCGGCACGGCGTTCGGCACCATCGTGCTGCACATCACGCCGGAGTCCGCCGTCGGCGGGCCGCTGGCGCTGGTGCGGACCGGCGATATGATCCGCCTCGATGTCGCCAAACGCAGCATCGACCTGCTGGTCGAAGACACAGAACTTCAGCGGCGACGCGCTGAGCTGAAGCCGGCGGCGATGCCTGACTGGGCCGAGCGCGGCTATGCGCATCTGTTTCATGAAACGATCCTGCAGGCCGATGACGGCTGCGATTTCGATTTCATGCGCAGGAAGGGAAAGGGTTGA
- a CDS encoding NAD(P)-dependent oxidoreductase, with the protein MPRILMTGASGGIGSSLRKLLPPIYPDLLLSDLRAPADLSSQETFKAADLADLAQVEALCEGVDGIIHFGGYSVEGPWNDILQANIIGGYNLFEAARRKGVKRVVFASSNHAVGFYPRHRKIDNDVQPRPDGRYGVSKVFGEAVGSLYADKHGLKVTCLRIGNFGEKPLDKRRLSIWLKPEDLVQLCRIGLEHPDIHFEVLYGASLNERAWWDNQRAYDLGYRPTGRAEDFREHALAEQAKLPADPIGDYFQGGAFCTTEFDGDISRIIDWG; encoded by the coding sequence ATGCCACGTATCTTGATGACCGGTGCGAGTGGTGGAATCGGCTCTTCCTTGCGGAAGCTGCTGCCGCCGATCTATCCGGACCTTCTGCTCAGCGACCTCCGCGCGCCCGCCGATCTCTCCAGCCAGGAGACCTTTAAGGCGGCCGATCTTGCCGACCTCGCCCAGGTCGAGGCGCTGTGCGAAGGCGTCGACGGCATCATCCATTTCGGCGGCTATTCGGTCGAGGGTCCGTGGAACGACATTCTGCAGGCCAATATCATCGGCGGCTACAACCTGTTCGAGGCGGCGCGCCGCAAGGGTGTGAAGCGCGTCGTGTTCGCGTCGTCGAACCATGCCGTCGGCTTCTATCCGCGCCACCGCAAGATCGACAATGACGTGCAGCCGCGTCCCGACGGCCGCTACGGCGTCAGCAAGGTGTTCGGCGAGGCGGTGGGCTCGCTCTATGCCGACAAGCATGGGCTGAAGGTGACGTGTCTGCGCATCGGCAATTTCGGCGAGAAGCCGCTCGACAAGCGCCGGCTGTCGATCTGGCTGAAGCCGGAGGATCTCGTCCAGCTCTGTCGTATCGGCCTGGAGCATCCGGACATCCATTTCGAGGTGCTCTACGGAGCGTCGCTGAACGAGCGCGCCTGGTGGGACAATCAGCGCGCCTATGATCTCGGCTATCGTCCGACCGGCCGCGCCGAGGATTTCCGCGAGCACGCTCTTGCCGAGCAGGCCAAGCTGCCCGCCGATCCGATCGGGGACTATTTCCAGGGTGGCGCGTTCTGCACCACGGAGTTCGATGGCGACATCAGCCGGATCATCGACTGGGGTTGA
- a CDS encoding SMP-30/gluconolactonase/LRE family protein: protein MSDGNAHTQGWRPATFYPDPAIQALDPRFEKYWLKLSAVERLATGLRWAEGPVWFGDGRYLLCSDIPNQRILKWEEETGAVSVFRKPSNFANGNTRDRQGRLVSCEHGGRRVTRTEYDGSITVLMDAFDGKRLNSPNDVVVKSDGSIWFTDPTFGLLGNYEGYKAEPEIDTHVYRIDGASGQASIVADGVLGPNGLCFSPDESILYIVESRGVPTRKILAYDVSADGTKLTNKRVHIDAGPGTPDGMRCDVDGNLWCGWGMGSPELDGVMVFAPDGAPIGRIALPERCANVCFGGLKRNRLFMAASQSIYALYVNTQGALGG from the coding sequence ATGTCCGACGGAAACGCTCACACGCAGGGCTGGCGCCCTGCCACTTTCTATCCTGATCCGGCGATCCAGGCGCTGGATCCGCGCTTCGAGAAATACTGGCTCAAGCTGTCCGCCGTGGAACGCCTGGCGACGGGCCTGCGCTGGGCCGAGGGGCCGGTGTGGTTCGGCGACGGGCGCTATCTGCTCTGCAGCGACATTCCCAACCAGCGCATCCTGAAATGGGAAGAGGAAACCGGCGCGGTGTCGGTGTTCCGCAAGCCCTCCAATTTCGCCAATGGCAACACCAGGGATCGGCAGGGCCGGCTCGTCAGCTGCGAGCATGGCGGCCGCCGCGTCACCCGCACCGAATATGACGGCTCCATCACGGTGCTGATGGACGCGTTCGACGGCAAGCGGCTGAATTCGCCGAACGACGTCGTCGTCAAATCCGACGGTTCGATCTGGTTCACCGATCCAACCTTCGGCCTGCTCGGCAATTACGAGGGCTACAAGGCCGAGCCGGAGATCGACACCCACGTGTACCGGATCGACGGCGCCAGCGGCCAGGCGAGCATCGTCGCGGACGGCGTGCTGGGGCCGAACGGGCTGTGCTTCTCGCCCGATGAATCCATCCTCTACATCGTCGAATCTCGCGGCGTGCCGACGCGCAAGATCCTCGCTTATGACGTCTCTGCCGATGGGACCAAGCTCACCAACAAGCGCGTCCACATCGATGCCGGTCCGGGCACGCCGGACGGCATGCGCTGCGACGTCGACGGCAATCTCTGGTGCGGCTGGGGCATGGGCTCGCCCGAGCTCGACGGCGTCATGGTGTTCGCACCCGACGGCGCGCCGATCGGACGTATCGCCCTGCCCGAGCGCTGCGCCAATGTCTGTTTCGGCGGCCTCAAGCGCAACCGCCTGTTCATGGCCGCCAGCCAGTCGATCTACGCGCTCTACGTGAATACGCAGGGCGCGCTGGGCGGTTGA
- a CDS encoding aldehyde dehydrogenase family protein, translated as MVNRLQFYIDGAWVDPVVKKSTPVVNPATEEAMYEVALGSKADVDKAVAAAKRAFETFSQTSREERVALLEKIIAIYKGRMKEIGAAVSDEMGAPLPMAEKLQAGAGLGHLMSTLDVLKKYEFEETLPSSVVVREPVGVVGMITPWNWPLNQIACKVAPALAAGCTMILKPSEFTPTSALIFAEILHEAGVPKGVFNLINGLGPEVGAAMSEHPDIDMISFTGSTRAGIDVAKRAAPTVKRVSQELGGKSPNVILEGSDLTKAVTGGVMHMFNNSGQSCNAPSRMIVPAARMKEVAAIAKGVADKTRAGDPRGEGTTIGPVVNRGQWDKIQALINKGIEEGATLVAGGPGLPEGVNKGFYVRPTIFADVKPEMTISREEIFGPVLVIIGAKDEDEAVKIANDTPYGLAGYVTAPTIEKAREIGRKIRAGNVNLQGVPNDRTAPFGGYKQSGNGREWGRFGLEEYLEVKAVAGYNAA; from the coding sequence ATGGTCAATCGCCTGCAATTCTACATCGACGGCGCCTGGGTCGATCCGGTCGTCAAGAAGTCCACCCCGGTCGTCAATCCTGCGACCGAAGAGGCGATGTATGAGGTTGCGCTGGGCTCCAAGGCGGATGTCGACAAGGCCGTCGCCGCCGCCAAGCGCGCCTTCGAGACCTTCTCGCAGACCTCGCGCGAGGAGCGCGTTGCGCTGCTCGAGAAGATCATTGCGATCTACAAGGGCCGCATGAAGGAGATCGGCGCCGCCGTCTCCGACGAGATGGGCGCGCCGCTGCCGATGGCGGAAAAGCTGCAGGCCGGCGCCGGCCTCGGCCATCTGATGTCGACGCTCGACGTGCTGAAGAAGTACGAGTTCGAGGAGACCTTGCCGTCGTCGGTGGTGGTGCGCGAGCCGGTCGGCGTCGTCGGCATGATCACGCCGTGGAATTGGCCGCTCAACCAGATCGCCTGCAAGGTCGCGCCGGCGCTGGCCGCGGGCTGCACTATGATCCTCAAGCCGTCGGAGTTCACCCCGACCTCGGCGCTGATCTTCGCCGAGATTCTGCATGAAGCCGGCGTGCCGAAGGGCGTGTTCAACCTGATCAACGGCTTGGGGCCGGAGGTCGGCGCCGCCATGAGCGAGCACCCCGACATCGACATGATCTCGTTCACCGGCTCGACCCGCGCCGGCATCGACGTCGCCAAGCGCGCCGCGCCGACCGTGAAGCGCGTCAGCCAGGAACTCGGCGGCAAGTCGCCGAACGTGATCCTGGAAGGCTCCGACCTGACCAAGGCGGTGACCGGCGGCGTCATGCACATGTTCAACAATTCCGGCCAGTCCTGCAACGCGCCGTCGCGCATGATCGTGCCGGCCGCACGGATGAAGGAAGTGGCTGCGATCGCCAAGGGCGTCGCCGACAAGACTAGGGCGGGCGATCCCCGCGGCGAGGGCACCACGATCGGTCCGGTGGTCAATCGCGGCCAGTGGGACAAGATCCAGGCGCTCATCAACAAGGGCATCGAGGAGGGCGCCACCCTCGTCGCCGGCGGTCCGGGCCTGCCCGAGGGCGTCAACAAGGGCTTCTATGTGCGTCCGACGATCTTCGCCGACGTCAAGCCCGAGATGACGATCTCGCGCGAGGAGATTTTCGGGCCGGTGCTGGTGATCATCGGCGCCAAGGACGAGGACGAGGCGGTCAAGATCGCCAACGACACGCCCTATGGTCTGGCCGGCTACGTCACCGCGCCGACGATCGAGAAGGCCCGCGAAATCGGCCGCAAGATCCGCGCCGGCAACGTCAATCTGCAGGGCGTCCCGAACGACCGCACCGCGCCGTTCGGCGGCTACAAGCAGTCCGGCAACGGCCGCGAATGGGGCCGGTTCGGTCTCGAGGAATACCTCGAGGTCAAGGCCGTCGCGGGCTACAACGCGGCTTGA
- a CDS encoding transketolase, whose protein sequence is MARLSASTPSASSDRLDILNALTRKALWLSSWTIHHANHIRPNTDGLKVGGHQASSASLATIMSALYFSVLRPEDRVAVKPHASPVFHAIQYLFGRQTKEKLENFRGFKGAQSYPSRTKDVDDVDFSTGSVGLGVAQTLFSSLVQDYVKAHGWMKDRREGRMIALVGDAEMDEGNIFEALAEGWKHGLRNTWWIVDYNRQSLDAVVREGLWEKFETMFRNFGWDVVIVKYGRLMREAFAEPGGEALRRWIDNCPNALYAALCFQGGAAFRKHIQDEIGDQGDVTRLLDKRSDDELLALMSNLGGHDMASMLEAFESIDHDRPVCFIAYTIKGVGLPFQGHKDNHAGLMTVAQMETWRAQQNIRPGHEWDKFEGLTQDAATLESFLKSVPFNRDGRRLDDAVFDVPRLTFTAAAQMSTQQGFGLILNDLARSDTAMASRIVTSSPDVTVSTNLGAWVNRRGLFAHAEKADLFRSEKIPSTFNWAASPKGQHIELGIAEMNLFIMASALGLSHSINGARLLPIVTLYDPFIERGLDALNYACYQDARFMVVATPSGVTLAPEGGAHQSIATPLIGMAQDGLSSFEPAFVDELAAIMKWGFAHMQAAPGEGGSVYLRLSTRPVDQPQRIMTPEMEADIAAGAYWLRKPGPNAEVIIAYTGTVAPEAIEATGLIGESRRDVGLLAITSADRLHAGWTAARSLRRHRRGVQHLSHIEQLLAPLPRDCGIVTVIDGHPATLGWLGSVRGHRVEALGVEKFGQTGTIDDLYRHNGMDANAIIDAAESLTGAPVRHRKMAV, encoded by the coding sequence CCATCCACCACGCCAACCACATCCGGCCGAACACCGACGGCCTCAAGGTCGGCGGCCACCAGGCCTCCTCCGCCTCGCTCGCGACCATCATGTCGGCGCTGTACTTCTCGGTTCTGCGCCCGGAGGATCGCGTCGCGGTGAAGCCGCATGCAAGCCCGGTGTTTCACGCGATCCAGTATCTGTTCGGCCGGCAGACGAAGGAGAAGCTGGAGAATTTTCGCGGCTTCAAGGGCGCGCAGTCCTATCCGTCGCGCACCAAGGATGTCGACGACGTCGACTTCTCGACAGGCTCGGTCGGCCTCGGTGTCGCCCAGACGCTGTTCTCCTCGCTGGTGCAGGACTACGTCAAGGCGCATGGCTGGATGAAGGACCGCCGCGAGGGCCGCATGATCGCGCTGGTCGGCGACGCCGAGATGGACGAGGGCAACATCTTCGAGGCCTTGGCAGAAGGCTGGAAGCACGGCCTGCGCAACACCTGGTGGATCGTCGACTACAACCGCCAGAGTCTGGATGCCGTGGTGCGCGAAGGACTCTGGGAGAAGTTCGAGACCATGTTCCGCAATTTCGGCTGGGACGTGGTGATCGTCAAATACGGCCGACTGATGCGCGAGGCGTTCGCGGAGCCCGGCGGCGAGGCGCTGCGCCGCTGGATCGACAACTGCCCCAACGCGCTCTACGCGGCGCTGTGCTTCCAGGGCGGCGCGGCCTTCCGCAAGCACATCCAGGACGAGATCGGCGACCAGGGCGACGTGACGCGGCTGCTCGACAAGCGCAGCGACGACGAACTGCTGGCGCTGATGTCCAATCTCGGCGGCCACGACATGGCGAGCATGCTGGAGGCGTTCGAGTCCATCGATCACGATCGTCCGGTCTGCTTCATCGCCTACACCATCAAGGGCGTCGGCCTGCCGTTCCAGGGCCACAAGGACAATCACGCCGGCCTGATGACGGTCGCGCAGATGGAGACCTGGCGCGCGCAGCAGAACATCCGCCCAGGTCATGAGTGGGACAAGTTCGAGGGCCTGACGCAGGACGCGGCAACGCTGGAGTCGTTCCTCAAGTCCGTGCCGTTCAACCGCGACGGCCGCCGGCTCGATGACGCCGTGTTCGACGTGCCCAGGCTGACCTTCACCGCGGCGGCGCAGATGTCGACACAGCAGGGCTTTGGCCTGATCCTCAACGATCTCGCGCGCAGCGACACCGCGATGGCCTCGCGCATCGTGACCTCGTCACCCGACGTCACCGTCTCGACCAATCTCGGCGCCTGGGTCAACCGCCGCGGGCTGTTCGCGCATGCCGAGAAGGCGGATTTGTTCCGCAGCGAGAAGATCCCCTCGACCTTCAATTGGGCGGCGTCGCCGAAGGGCCAGCACATCGAGCTGGGCATCGCCGAGATGAACCTGTTCATCATGGCCTCCGCGCTCGGCCTGTCGCATTCGATCAACGGCGCGCGGCTGCTGCCGATCGTGACCTTGTACGATCCCTTCATCGAGCGCGGCCTCGATGCGCTGAACTACGCCTGCTATCAGGATGCGCGCTTCATGGTGGTCGCGACGCCGTCGGGCGTCACGCTCGCGCCGGAGGGCGGCGCGCATCAGTCGATCGCGACGCCGCTGATCGGCATGGCGCAGGACGGGCTCTCCTCGTTCGAGCCGGCCTTCGTCGACGAGCTCGCCGCGATCATGAAATGGGGCTTTGCCCACATGCAGGCCGCGCCGGGCGAGGGCGGCTCGGTCTACTTGCGACTGTCGACGCGTCCGGTCGACCAGCCGCAGCGCATCATGACGCCGGAGATGGAAGCCGACATCGCCGCCGGCGCCTATTGGCTGCGCAAGCCGGGACCGAACGCGGAGGTGATCATCGCCTATACCGGGACGGTCGCGCCGGAAGCGATCGAGGCGACCGGCCTGATCGGCGAGTCCCGCCGCGACGTCGGCCTGCTCGCGATCACCTCGGCGGACCGCCTGCATGCCGGCTGGACCGCCGCGCGCAGCCTGCGGCGGCATCGCCGCGGCGTGCAGCATCTCAGCCATATCGAGCAGTTGCTGGCGCCGCTGCCGCGCGATTGCGGCATCGTCACCGTCATCGACGGTCATCCGGCGACACTCGGCTGGCTCGGCTCCGTGCGCGGCCATCGCGTCGAGGCGCTGGGCGTGGAGAAGTTCGGCCAGACCGGCACGATCGACGATCTCTATCGCCACAACGGCATGGACGCGAACGCGATCATCGACGCCGCCGAAAGCCTCACCGGCGCGCCGGTGCGGCATCGCAAGATGGCGGTGTAA